A region of the Thermoanaerobaculia bacterium genome:
GCCGCTCGTCGAGCATCGCGCGTTCCCGGATCGATCACCTGAGCCGCTGGCAAGGGGGCGGCAACGGCCCGCTGCTCCTCCACTACGGCGATCTGAACGACTCCTCGTCGTTGAACCGCGTCCTCCGCACCGTCCGCCCCGACGAGATCTACAACCTCGGCGCGCAGAGCGACGTCCGCGCGAGCTTCGAGCTCCCCGAGTACACGGGTCAGATCGACGCGCTCGGCACGACGCGCCTCCTCGACGCGATCCTCGAGACGGGGCTCACGCCGCGGTTCTACCAGGCGTCGACGTCGGAAGTCTTCGGGAAGGCCCGCGAGACCCCGCAGAGCGAGACGACTCCGTTCCACCCGCGGAGTCCCTACGGCGTCGCGAAAGCGTACGCCCACTGGATCACCGTCAACTATCGCGAGGCGTACGGTTTCCACGCCTCGAACGGCATCCTGTTCAACCACGAGAGTCCGCGCCGCGGCGAGTCGTTCGTCACGAGGAAGATCACCCGGGCCGTGGGACGGATCGCCCACGGCCAGCAGGACGCGGTCTACCTCGGGAACCTCGCGGCGCGCCGTGACTGGGGGTTCGCCGGGGATTACATCGAGGGGATCTGGCGGATGCTCCAGGCCGACGAACCGGGCGATTACGTCCTCGCGACGCGCGAGGCCCACACGGTACGCGAGTTCGCCGAAGCCGCGTTCGCGCGGGCGGGAATCCCGATCCGCTTCGAGGGCGAAGGCGTCGAGGAACGCGGCGTCGACGCGGCGACCGGCGCGGTCCGGGTCGCGATCGACCCCCGGTATTTCCGCCCGAGCGAGGTCGACCATCTCGTCGGTGATTACGCGAAGGCCCGGGAGAAGCTCGGATGGGAGCCGACGGTCCGCTTTCCGCAGCTGGTCGCAATGATGACGGACGCGGACATGGAGCTCGCCCGCCGGGAGGCGGAAGGAGCGCGCCCCGGCGCTCCCGACGAGGCGCATCGCCCCTGATCGCGGAATCGCCCTCGCATGAACGACATCGACGTCTTGCCCTATCATTAAGGTTCCGTCTGCTGAAAAAGTGAAGGAGGGCGCGATGGCGAACCGAACCGGGCGAATCCTGCGGTGGATGGCCGCCGCGTGGGCAGCGGTGTTCTTCCTGGGGGCGGGTATGCGGGTCCTCGCCGACTGCTCGGCCTTCGGACTGCCGTTCACGGATCTCGGCTCGACGACTTTCTGCGCGCAGATCGCCGAGGCGTACTTCGCGGGCTTGACGAACGGCACGACCGCCACCACGTATGCGCCGACGGCGAACGTCCCCCGCGAGCAGATGGCGGCCTTCGTGACGCGGACGCTGGACCAGTCACTCCTTCGCGGCGCCCGGCGATCGGCGCTGGACCAGTGGTGGACGTCCGCGCCGCACTTCGATCAGTCGCTCGCCACGACGGCGGTCGGCACTCAGCCCCAGCTCCTCAAGAGCGACGGAGCGGACGTCTGGGTGGCGAATTTCGGCGGAACGGTGACCCGGGTTCGGGCGAGCGACGGACGCGCCCTCCAGACCTGGACGGGCGCGACGAAGGCTTACGGCGTCCTGATCGCGATGGGCCGGGTCTTCGTGACGGCGAACCAGACGACCGGCACGCTTTACGGGATCGATCCGTCGGCAGCGATTGGAGGCGCCGTCACTTCGCTGACGACGTCGCTCGGCGGGTTTCCGGGAGGGATCGCCTTCGACGGAAACAGGATCTGGACCGCGAACTCGAACAACGGCGCCGGAGGAGGTTCCGTTTCGATCGTCACTCCCGGGACGTGGAGCGTCGCCAACCACTCCACCGGTCTCACGGAGCCGATCGGCCTCGTTTTCGACGGAGCGCACATGTGGGTGACGGACGCGACCGCGTCGGGAGGGCGGCTTCGGGAGCTGGACGGGGCGGGAGCGGTTCTCCTCACCGTCACGGTCGGACAGGGTGCCGGTTTTCCGGCGTTCGACGGCCGGAACATCTGGGTTCCGAACTCGTTCGACAACT
Encoded here:
- the gmd gene encoding GDP-mannose 4,6-dehydratase; translated protein: MKRALITGVTGQDGSYLAELLLGKGYEVHGIVRRSSSIARSRIDHLSRWQGGGNGPLLLHYGDLNDSSSLNRVLRTVRPDEIYNLGAQSDVRASFELPEYTGQIDALGTTRLLDAILETGLTPRFYQASTSEVFGKARETPQSETTPFHPRSPYGVAKAYAHWITVNYREAYGFHASNGILFNHESPRRGESFVTRKITRAVGRIAHGQQDAVYLGNLAARRDWGFAGDYIEGIWRMLQADEPGDYVLATREAHTVREFAEAAFARAGIPIRFEGEGVEERGVDAATGAVRVAIDPRYFRPSEVDHLVGDYAKAREKLGWEPTVRFPQLVAMMTDADMELARREAEGARPGAPDEAHRP
- a CDS encoding S-layer homology domain-containing protein yields the protein MANRTGRILRWMAAAWAAVFFLGAGMRVLADCSAFGLPFTDLGSTTFCAQIAEAYFAGLTNGTTATTYAPTANVPREQMAAFVTRTLDQSLLRGARRSALDQWWTSAPHFDQSLATTAVGTQPQLLKSDGADVWVANFGGTVTRVRASDGRALQTWTGATKAYGVLIAMGRVFVTANQTTGTLYGIDPSAAIGGAVTSLTTSLGGFPGGIAFDGNRIWTANSNNGAGGGSVSIVTPGTWSVANHSTGLTEPIGLVFDGAHMWVTDATASGGRLRELDGAGAVLLTVTVGQGAGFPAFDGRNIWVPNSFDNSMTVVRSTDGAVLKTFSAANGNANGMDAPSQAAFDGERIAVTNESPIHGTPSVSLFKATDLSVIGNAPLAGVSEPFGICSDGVNFWIALAGSSAVGRF